In one Candidatus Scalindua japonica genomic region, the following are encoded:
- a CDS encoding peptidylprolyl isomerase: protein MGTAKARHILVSSQEECQKLKEQIEAGADFDEIAKEHSQCPSGQSGGGLGEFSPGQMVKEFDQVVFNDEVGKVHGPVKTDFGYHLIEITDRME, encoded by the coding sequence ATGGGTACAGCAAAAGCGCGCCATATCCTTGTGTCCAGTCAGGAAGAGTGCCAAAAGTTAAAAGAGCAGATCGAGGCTGGAGCAGACTTTGATGAGATAGCTAAGGAGCACTCACAATGCCCTTCTGGCCAGAGCGGAGGGGGTCTAGGTGAGTTTAGTCCCGGACAAATGGTTAAAGAATTTGACCAGGTAGTTTTTAACGATGAAGTTGGAAAAGTCCATGGTCCTGTTAAAACTGATTTTGGATATCATCTGATCGAGATTACAGATCGGATGGAATAA
- a CDS encoding RNA recognition motif domain-containing protein, with the protein MNIYVGSLSYDTTEEEVRNIFEPYGEIASISIITDKFSGKSKGFGFVEMPKQEEAEEAIKCLNESEMKGRNIKVNEAHPREERSKRRERY; encoded by the coding sequence ATGAATATATATGTTGGAAGCCTATCTTATGATACCACAGAGGAAGAAGTTCGGAATATTTTCGAGCCGTATGGGGAAATAGCAAGTATATCTATCATTACGGATAAATTTTCCGGTAAGTCAAAAGGCTTTGGTTTTGTAGAAATGCCTAAGCAGGAAGAGGCAGAAGAGGCTATAAAGTGCTTAAATGAAAGTGAAATGAAAGGTAGAAATATTAAAGTAAATGAGGCGCATCCCAGAGAAGAGCGTTCAAAACGCAGGGAAAGATATTGA